The region cctcctttatatatatatatatatagtaagatTTTCATAATATTGGCTGTATATGCATTGTTTTAAATTTACAGATTTAATGTGCCAAATGTGATAGTCATTTTCTATCTATCCAACAACACTTAATCCATATATATTTAAACATGCAACATTTACATTTACTAAATTTAATTCAAGAGAACAATTACATAATATTGTAATGAACAAAACagtgtaaaacaaaaataaatggaTAAagatcaaaaaaacaaataattatcaattttataaactgatttttttatttattattttaaaaatagccATCATCAAGCACACCCAAtcctccttttatatatatatatatatatatattggctatATATGcattcttttaaatttacagATTTAATGTGCCAAATGTGATAGTCATTTTCTATCTATCCAACAACacttaatccatataaatttaaacatgAAATAGTAgtttaaattgaaaagaaatataaagaaaaaatggcAAGAAAAAGACCTAGCTAGACACTGATTATTAAACATTGATGGACAATGAACAAGAATCTATGATATTATTGTTGGTGTTATACCTATTATATTCTGGCCAATACAAttaaaacccatatatatatataaacattcgaaaaaggaaaatacatattaaaaaaaccaaatttgcaGAAGAAGTTACATTCTTTATTTTGTCTCCCTTTAAAACTCACATAATCCAAAAAGTCCTTCAACCTACATGGTACATAAAACTCAAGTtaaacatataatattatttattatttaagaaaatcatCAAATAATACAATGGTGAagagtataaatatataacaattcaatttataAATTCAATATTGATGTAGCAAGATATATACATTGAGAACACTTGTTTCAAGGAAAGTGGAAGTGTGAAACATGGTGTATTAAACCAAATCCGAAACTGGCATCTTGGGAAGAGAgagttttagttgttttaaatttaagaacacttgtcacatttttaatatgtcaCTTGTCTCAATTTATGCATTCCACCTAATGAttcctctattatatatatgattattattacgttttagttttagttagtttttaggaaaaaataactgatgcATAAATGTGTTGGTTACTCATGTTTAACACCAAaatagggtttagtttttttttttttttaagagaaaaaatagggattcagtttttatttagcaTGTAAATAGGGATTGAATTTACTATCACATTTTAATACAAACCTAAACTCACCGTTTAACTTAAAATGAATACTTGACAGCATTTTAATACACCACTTATCTCAATGTTATGCATTCATCTGAATGATtcccctattatatatatatatatatatatatatatatatatatatatatatatatatatatatatatatatatatatgattatataacaAATATAGAGtaatttattaaatagcattacgtTGACCTTTATTATCATCCCTCTAATTGGTTACAGCTCTCATAACTTTGCTAGATTTACACTACATAAAGTGTGGCAAAAGACCATATCTAATAGCTCGGTTAATTTAACAGCTTAAATCTCCCATGTTGAATGATTCTAAAATTACTAGTATAAATAAGCATGTATGCTGGCTTTCAAGGTATAATAGTATATGGAAAATATTCTTAGTTCCTTAAACTTAAACTCAATTTGCGCTTTGGTCATCAAACTCTAAAAAGTGACACTTCACACCTTTAATGCCACTTTAATTTGTTTGGACTGTGATACATGCACTACTAGCACACAACTTCAAGGCACATTGAGGAAGCGACTATGAATCACCCCTAAGATTTGGAACTAATCTTTTTGGAATTAAGATCTCTAGATCACCTCATGATTCCAAGTCTCGTTCAAACTGAACTTGGAACCAGCCACTGTATCAAGCTTTTTAAGTCTTTTTTTCTTGACGACCTGTTTTGACTCGACGAATGTTGGAATATATTGGCCAAACTTCATTAAACATGCATATCTTTGTAGGCCCTTGAATGATCGACTTTCCAATGTCACCCAGAGCTTGCTTCCATCTAATGCCAGAATCATGATATATGAGTTTTTGTCTTAGTCTGATGGAAAATTGGCCTGCatcaaaatgaccaaaatacacTGGGTTCTATCTTGATTTCTCTTCCATTTATTCATTTGAGAGTAATTAAATATTACTCGTTTGAGCTTGTTTGAGCTTTCATGGAGTTCATGGTGTTGGGGTTGTCCCACATCGGTTGTGGAATGGGTTGGTGGTCAGTTTATAAGTGTGAGGGAAAGCCTCACTTCATAAGCTAGCTTTTGGGGTTGAGAGAGGCCCAAGACCACCTAACACTGGTAACAGAGCCCAGGTTTACCAACAAGTCTCAGGCCCTATAATATGCGGGAGAAACGGGTTATCTCCACTCTGACCCAAGGCCCGATGTGTGAGGGGGAGATTGTTGGGGTTGTCCCACATCGGTTGTGGAAGGGGTTGGTGGTCAGTTTATAAGTGTGAGGGAAAGCCACACCTCATAAACTAGCTTTTGGGGTTGAGAGAGAGGCCCAAGACTACCTAACACATGGGTAATCAAGTTTTGTTCCTTGTACTCTCTTTGGCATATTGTTTTCCATTTGCATCTGCTACAATACGACATACTATGGGACAAGGCACATCCCTCACCGTAGAGAAACCGGAAGAGGTTCTGACATCACCAAATGGCGTTTTCTCCGCTGGCTTTCACTCTGTGGGTGGAAATGCCTACTGCTTTGCCATATGGTTCAACCACCTATCCCAGAGTCGCAACCGCACCATAGTTTGGATGGCGAATCGTGATCAGCCAGTAAATGGAAGGCGCTCAAAGCTCTCCCTTCTTAAAACTGGAAATCTTATCTTGACTGACGCCGGTAAGTTAACCGTCTGGGAGACAAACACTCTTCCGCGTTCATCAGTACAATTGTCTCTCTACAACACTGGTAATCTTGTTCTACACACTTTGGAAGTTGTTAGTTTGTGGGAGAGCTTCCATTTTCCGACAGATACCCTTCTTCCCCAACAACAACTCACTAGAAATACAAAGCTTGTCTCCTCAAGAAGCCAGAGCAATTATTCCTCTGGTTTCTACAAGCTTTTCTTCGACGACGATAGCCTTCTCCGCCTTCTTTACGATGGACTTGAGATGTCCAGTATTTATTGGTTTGATCCAGGGGTTGTGAGCTGGGATGCTCAAAGGTCCACGTACAACAATAGTAGAATTGCAGTGCTTGATTCCTTAGGGAACTTCAGTTCTTCCGATAATTTTACTGCTGTTTCAGCTGATTATGGGGCAGTGCTTCATAGAAGACTGACAATTGATTACGATGGTGATATTCGAGTCTACAGCTGgaaagaggaggaggagacGTGGGTTATTTCATGGCAAGCCTTTCAGAATCCTTGCAAGATTCATGGTATTTGTGGGGCCAACAGTATATGCAGCTATGTTGCTGGTTCTGAGAGGAAATGCTCTTGCCTTCCAGGATATAATATGAAAAACCATACCGATTGGTCTAACGGTTGTGAACCGGGATTTGATCTCTCTTGCAACAAAAATGAGTCAGGCTTTCTGCAGCTATCCCATGTTGAATTCTTTGGTTATGATTATGGGTTCTTTCCCAATTACACACTCCATGAATGTACGACTTTATGCTTGCGATTGTGCAATTGCATAGCGTTCCAATTCAAATTTTCCCGGAAAAGTGGTTTTGCGAAATGTTACCCGAAGACGCAATTGCTCAATGGACATCGCTCGCCAGATTTCAATGGAGACCTCTATTTGAGGCTGCCAGAAAGCAATCTCTTGTCCTATACAAATTCTGTAGTAGAATACAGTTTAGATTGCCCAAGTGAAGGTATAGTACTGCAACTGGAAAGAATCTATGTAAAAAGCCGTGAAAATGGGATACTGAAGTTCATGCTCTGGTTTGCATGCGGAGTGGGAGGACTTGAGATCATCTGTATCTTCTTGGTGTGGTGTCTCTTGATTAGAACCCAACAAAGTTCAGGTGCGGACAAACAAGGCTACCTTGCTGCCGTCGGATTCAGAAAATATACCTATGCTGAGCTGAAGAAGGCGACCAAGGGTTTCAGTGAGGAGATTGGAAGAGGTGGTGGAGGAATTGTATACAAAGGGGTATTGTCTGACAATCGGGTTGCAGCAATCAAACGTCTCAATGAAACTAATCAAGGAGAAGGTGAATTTCTTGCAGAAGTAAGCATCATTGGGAGGATTAATCACATGAACTTAATAGAGATGTGGGGGTATTGCGCAGAGGGAAAGCACAGGCTTCTGGTGTACGAGTACATGGAACATGGTTCTTTGGCAGAAAACCTTTTTTCTAATTCACTTGACTGGAAGAAAAGGTTCAAAATAGCTGTGGGCACGGCGAAAGGCCTGGCTTATTTGCATGAGGACTGCTTGGAGTGGGTTTTACACTGCGATGTAAAGCCTCAAAACATACTCCTTTACTCTAACTATCAACCAAAGGTGGCAGATTTTGGACTGTCGAAGCTTCAAAAGAGAGGCAACCTTAAGAATTCAAGCTTTTCGAGGATACGAGGAACCCGAGGTTACATGGCTCCAGAGTGGGTCTTGGATCTGCCTATCACCTCCAAAGTGGATGTTTACAGCTTTGGAATAGTGGTGCTGGAGATGGTGACCGGAAAGGGCCCAACAGAGGGCGTGCATGTTTTAGATTGTGGAGGGGAGACCGAGCACAGAAGGCTGGTTAAGTGGGTGAGGGAGAACAGGAATAGAGCGGCTACAAATGCAATGACATCCTGGCTTGAAGAGATGATCGACCCACGAATGGAAGGCAAATATGAGATGGGTAAGATGGAAGCTTTGGTTCGCGTTGCTCTGCAATGTGTGGATGAAGACAGAGATGCAAGACCCACCATGAGCCAAGTAGTTGAGATGCTTTTTCAGGAAGAAAATGTTCATTGATCATGTTATATTATGCAAAGGCCTGAGAATTTCTTATTTGGTGATGAGTGTTACTATCCTCTATTACATAAGACTAGAAGTCCAATATGCTCTGCGAAACTCTCAAATATTTGGGAGCAGTGTTTTAGTTGGGTttaattgactttttttttttttttttgtgttctatTTTCAAGTGTTTTAGTTGTACTAGGAATTGCTATAATAAATTGTATGAAAATAATGTACAAACATAAATCGACAAGTCATCGTTGATAATTAATTAGTGCGATGACACACTAAGTCATCGTTAAATCGGTTAATATTCggttaacatgggtaatgaaatgacgtcgttttgatttttttaaaagaaaaaaataggatcaaacgtttcgttcttactaaaacgacgtcgtttcgttttgtgtcggttcggttaatcggttcGAAATCAAATACGGTTCGGTTACTGCTTAGAAGGTTG is a window of Alnus glutinosa chromosome 4, dhAlnGlut1.1, whole genome shotgun sequence DNA encoding:
- the LOC133866720 gene encoding putative receptor protein kinase ZmPK1 — protein: MGQGTSLTVEKPEEVLTSPNGVFSAGFHSVGGNAYCFAIWFNHLSQSRNRTIVWMANRDQPVNGRRSKLSLLKTGNLILTDAGKLTVWETNTLPRSSVQLSLYNTGNLVLHTLEVVSLWESFHFPTDTLLPQQQLTRNTKLVSSRSQSNYSSGFYKLFFDDDSLLRLLYDGLEMSSIYWFDPGVVSWDAQRSTYNNSRIAVLDSLGNFSSSDNFTAVSADYGAVLHRRLTIDYDGDIRVYSWKEEEETWVISWQAFQNPCKIHGICGANSICSYVAGSERKCSCLPGYNMKNHTDWSNGCEPGFDLSCNKNESGFLQLSHVEFFGYDYGFFPNYTLHECTTLCLRLCNCIAFQFKFSRKSGFAKCYPKTQLLNGHRSPDFNGDLYLRLPESNLLSYTNSVVEYSLDCPSEGIVLQLERIYVKSRENGILKFMLWFACGVGGLEIICIFLVWCLLIRTQQSSGADKQGYLAAVGFRKYTYAELKKATKGFSEEIGRGGGGIVYKGVLSDNRVAAIKRLNETNQGEGEFLAEVSIIGRINHMNLIEMWGYCAEGKHRLLVYEYMEHGSLAENLFSNSLDWKKRFKIAVGTAKGLAYLHEDCLEWVLHCDVKPQNILLYSNYQPKVADFGLSKLQKRGNLKNSSFSRIRGTRGYMAPEWVLDLPITSKVDVYSFGIVVLEMVTGKGPTEGVHVLDCGGETEHRRLVKWVRENRNRAATNAMTSWLEEMIDPRMEGKYEMGKMEALVRVALQCVDEDRDARPTMSQVVEMLFQEENVH